A part of Tardiphaga sp. vice304 genomic DNA contains:
- the nthA gene encoding nitrile hydratase subunit alpha — MTKNHHDHHHDHDHSELSETELRVRALETILTEKGYVDSAALDDIIQAYETRIGPRNGAQVVARAWTDPAFRQALLEDGSKAIGALGRVGDHLVVVENTPQRHNMVVCTLCSCYPWEMLGLPPVWYKAAPYRSRAVKDPRGVLLDFGVSLPKDVEIRVWDSTAETRFLVLPMRPEGTEGWSETQLAELVSRDSMIGTGLAQAPGVSS, encoded by the coding sequence ATGACCAAGAATCATCACGACCATCACCATGATCACGATCATTCCGAGCTTTCGGAGACCGAATTGCGCGTGCGGGCGCTCGAGACGATCCTGACCGAAAAGGGCTATGTCGATTCCGCCGCGCTGGACGACATCATCCAGGCCTACGAGACCCGGATCGGGCCGCGAAACGGCGCGCAGGTCGTGGCCAGAGCATGGACCGATCCGGCATTCCGCCAGGCGCTGTTGGAAGACGGCAGCAAGGCCATCGGTGCGCTTGGCCGGGTCGGCGATCATCTCGTCGTGGTCGAGAACACTCCGCAACGTCACAACATGGTCGTTTGCACGCTGTGCTCCTGTTACCCCTGGGAAATGCTTGGCTTGCCGCCGGTCTGGTACAAGGCCGCGCCGTACCGCTCGCGTGCGGTGAAGGATCCGCGCGGGGTGCTCTTGGATTTCGGTGTCAGCCTGCCGAAGGACGTCGAGATCCGCGTCTGGGATTCCACCGCGGAAACCCGCTTCCTGGTGCTGCCGATGCGGCCGGAGGGCACGGAAGGCTGGAGCGAGACGCAGCTTGCCGAACTGGTCTCGCGCGACTCGATGATCGGGACGGGACTCGCGCAGGCGCCAGGAGTGTCATCATGA
- a CDS encoding ABC transporter ATP-binding protein, translated as MSLLEVDRINTLYGDSHVLFDTSLRVEQGEVVALLGRNGAGKTTTLRSIMGVLSPRSGAIRLDGKEINGLPPSAIAGMGVQLVPEERAIFGGLTVEENLRIAALTAPNAWSYDRIYEVFPRLKERRKSAGRSLSGGEQQMLAIARALIRDARIILLDEPFEGLAPLIVRDLVTVARNLAAEGRTMIVVEQNVAAALSFANRVYGLNNGHVVFEGTPAELSANPAMARDFLGVAS; from the coding sequence ATGAGCCTGCTTGAAGTCGACCGCATCAATACGCTGTATGGCGATTCCCACGTCCTGTTCGACACGTCGCTGCGGGTCGAGCAGGGTGAGGTGGTGGCGTTGCTCGGCCGAAACGGCGCCGGCAAGACCACCACGCTGCGCTCGATCATGGGCGTTTTGTCGCCGCGGAGCGGCGCCATCCGCCTCGACGGCAAGGAGATCAACGGCCTGCCGCCGTCGGCCATCGCCGGCATGGGCGTGCAGCTGGTGCCCGAGGAGCGGGCGATCTTTGGCGGCCTCACCGTCGAGGAAAACCTGCGCATTGCGGCGCTGACCGCGCCAAACGCCTGGAGCTACGATCGCATCTACGAAGTATTCCCGCGTCTCAAGGAGCGGCGCAAGTCGGCGGGGCGGTCGCTGTCCGGCGGCGAGCAGCAGATGCTGGCCATTGCGCGTGCGCTGATCCGCGACGCCCGCATCATCCTGCTCGACGAGCCGTTTGAAGGCCTCGCACCCCTGATCGTGCGCGATCTGGTCACGGTGGCCCGTAATCTCGCTGCCGAAGGCCGCACCATGATCGTGGTCGAGCAGAATGTCGCGGCAGCGCTGAGCTTCGCCAACCGCGTCTACGGTCTGAACAACGGCCACGTCGTGTTCGAAGGGACGCCCGCGGAACTGTCCGCCAACCCGGCGATGGCGCGGGATTTTCTCGGTGTCGCGTCCTGA
- a CDS encoding branched-chain amino acid ABC transporter ATP-binding protein/permease: MKRARSYLSEFAVLLTLIAAPVVLKPLGFSTDLLTRVLNWGLIGLGFDILFGLTGLLSFGQAAFYGVGGFVTAYLLVSGALGSVWLALLAGTIAAGLFGLLVGWFAVRRIGIYFTMITLAFGQMAYFIENSPLSDYTGGENGIPGVPVPTLGFGANAIRVSAGLPMYVLFAVVYFLGYVLARRIVGSPVGAVLLAIKENTGRVAMLGHNVPAYKLTAFVIAALYAGLAGGLLGSFQSYMPPDAFALETSGQLVVQTIVGGAGTLVGPLVGAAVWLWLRDNLQLIPGLATLWKLVLGIAFIVLVIGLRRGICGEIAHWWNERRNLVALRAAEAKTEAIEAHNVDTAPSVVAGITDVTLPLAEPATGDGEIALEARALARHFGGLKAVDGVSFKVRRGSIHAVIGPNGAGKSTLFKMLLDEVRPSSGEVLLFGEKVTGVGASRAAQLGIAKSNQLNQLFPNLSVRKNLRIAALARGRGPLRFDLLRSDDSLPKVEAQIESVLVLLNLVERADTPAHVLAYGEKRRLEIGMALATSPNVLLLDEPLAGMSPAERAATCAFIRDIGRSRTVVIVEHDLDAIFGLAERITVLYEGRLLADGTADEIRRNPAVQDAYLGGLHAHEPA; encoded by the coding sequence ATGAAGCGGGCTCGAAGCTATTTGTCGGAATTCGCCGTCCTGCTCACGCTGATTGCCGCACCGGTGGTGCTGAAGCCGCTCGGCTTCTCCACCGACCTGCTGACGCGGGTGCTGAACTGGGGCCTGATCGGCCTCGGCTTCGACATCCTCTTCGGCCTCACCGGCCTGTTGTCCTTCGGCCAAGCGGCGTTCTACGGCGTCGGCGGTTTCGTCACCGCCTATCTGCTGGTGTCCGGCGCGCTGGGCAGCGTCTGGCTCGCATTGCTCGCGGGCACGATCGCTGCGGGCCTGTTCGGCCTGCTGGTCGGCTGGTTCGCTGTGCGGCGGATCGGCATCTATTTCACCATGATCACGCTGGCCTTCGGCCAGATGGCCTATTTCATCGAGAACTCGCCGTTGTCGGATTATACCGGCGGCGAGAACGGCATTCCCGGCGTGCCGGTGCCGACTCTCGGCTTTGGCGCCAACGCCATTCGCGTCAGCGCCGGGCTGCCGATGTACGTGCTGTTCGCGGTGGTCTACTTCCTGGGCTACGTGCTGGCGCGGCGCATCGTCGGCTCGCCAGTCGGCGCTGTCCTGCTGGCGATCAAGGAAAACACCGGCCGCGTTGCCATGCTCGGCCACAACGTGCCGGCCTACAAACTGACCGCCTTTGTGATTGCTGCCCTTTATGCCGGACTCGCCGGCGGACTGCTGGGCTCGTTCCAGAGCTACATGCCGCCGGACGCGTTCGCGCTGGAGACCTCCGGGCAGTTGGTGGTGCAGACCATCGTCGGCGGCGCCGGCACGCTGGTCGGGCCGCTGGTCGGCGCCGCGGTGTGGCTGTGGCTGCGGGATAATCTGCAGCTTATTCCCGGCCTCGCCACGCTTTGGAAGCTGGTACTCGGCATCGCTTTCATCGTGTTGGTAATCGGGCTGCGCCGCGGCATCTGTGGCGAGATAGCCCACTGGTGGAACGAACGGCGAAATCTCGTGGCCCTGCGCGCCGCGGAGGCGAAAACTGAGGCAATTGAGGCGCACAATGTTGATACTGCCCCAAGTGTTGTAGCCGGGATCACCGACGTCACCCTGCCGCTCGCTGAACCAGCGACCGGCGACGGCGAGATCGCTCTCGAAGCGCGCGCGCTGGCGCGGCACTTTGGCGGGCTGAAAGCCGTCGACGGCGTCTCGTTCAAGGTGCGCCGCGGCTCGATTCATGCAGTGATTGGCCCCAACGGCGCCGGCAAGTCGACGCTGTTCAAGATGCTGCTTGACGAGGTCCGGCCGTCGTCTGGCGAGGTGCTGCTGTTCGGCGAGAAGGTCACGGGGGTCGGTGCAAGCCGCGCCGCACAGCTTGGAATCGCCAAGAGCAATCAGTTGAACCAGCTGTTTCCGAACCTCAGCGTGCGCAAGAACCTGCGTATCGCCGCGCTGGCGCGCGGCCGTGGTCCGCTGCGGTTCGATCTGCTGCGCTCCGACGACAGCCTGCCGAAGGTGGAAGCGCAGATCGAGTCGGTCCTGGTGTTGCTTAACCTGGTTGAGCGGGCGGATACGCCCGCGCATGTCTTGGCGTACGGCGAGAAGCGCCGGCTGGAGATCGGCATGGCGCTGGCGACCAGTCCGAATGTCTTGCTGCTCGACGAGCCGCTGGCCGGCATGAGCCCGGCGGAGCGTGCCGCGACATGCGCCTTCATCCGCGATATCGGCCGATCGCGCACTGTCGTCATCGTCGAGCACGATCTCGACGCCATCTTCGGCCTCGCCGAACGCATCACCGTGCTCTACGAGGGCCGGTTGCTGGCGGACGGCACGGCCGATGAAATCCGTCGCAACCCGGCGGTTCAGGACGCCTATCTCGGAGGGCTGCACGCACATGAGCCTGCTTGA
- a CDS encoding branched-chain amino acid ABC transporter permease, producing the protein MPSWLVLISQAFNGLALGTLLALVSSGLTIILGTLGVLNFAHGALFAVGAYTVFVLLQYTSSFVLAIVVGCSFMLALGFLLERVIIRYFYDRPHEDQILVTYGVGIVLVECLRAGFGGNAQRVPVPSWGQGATQLGFLIYPTYRLQLIAIIAGLLLSLYLVLYRTSMGLVVRAGIENPGMVGILGINVRRAFLLVFAIGVVAVGLAGMLYAPVVAVSPDMGSNFMAQSFVVIVLGGLGSFPGAIVGGLIAGEIISLTSAFNSSYSEVMLYALMALLLVMRPQGLFGSEGRA; encoded by the coding sequence ATGCCAAGCTGGCTCGTTCTCATCTCTCAGGCCTTCAACGGCTTGGCTCTCGGCACGCTGCTGGCTCTGGTCAGTAGCGGCCTGACGATCATCCTCGGTACGCTCGGCGTGCTCAACTTTGCCCACGGCGCGCTGTTCGCCGTGGGGGCCTACACCGTCTTCGTGCTGCTGCAATATACGTCGTCCTTCGTACTGGCGATCGTCGTCGGCTGTAGCTTTATGCTGGCGCTAGGCTTCCTGCTGGAGCGCGTCATCATCCGCTACTTCTACGACCGCCCGCACGAGGACCAGATCCTGGTCACCTACGGCGTCGGCATCGTGCTGGTGGAGTGCCTCCGGGCTGGCTTCGGCGGCAACGCGCAGCGCGTACCGGTGCCGTCCTGGGGGCAGGGCGCCACGCAGCTCGGCTTCCTGATCTATCCGACCTACCGGTTGCAGCTGATCGCGATCATCGCCGGACTGCTGCTCAGCCTTTACCTCGTGTTGTACCGAACCTCGATGGGCCTGGTGGTTCGCGCCGGTATCGAGAACCCCGGCATGGTCGGCATTCTCGGCATCAATGTGCGGCGCGCTTTCCTGCTGGTGTTCGCCATAGGCGTCGTGGCGGTCGGTCTCGCCGGCATGCTGTATGCGCCGGTGGTGGCGGTGTCCCCAGACATGGGCTCCAACTTCATGGCGCAGTCCTTCGTGGTTATCGTGCTCGGTGGTCTCGGCTCGTTTCCCGGCGCCATTGTCGGTGGCCTGATCGCCGGCGAGATCATCAGCCTGACCAGCGCCTTCAACTCCTCCTACTCCGAAGTCATGCTGTATGCGCTGATGGCGCTACTGCTGGTGATGCGGCCGCAGGGCCTGTTTGGCTCGGAAGGCCGGGCATGA
- a CDS encoding ABC transporter substrate-binding protein, with product MQFDRRQLLLGGVGATAGLMLPRSAFAQSPATIGTFPEGVTADSVFVGLTIPLTGVFSGDGGDLKLGYELAIAQINAGGDIAQKWGLKGKGVLGRQIRHKVSDTEGKPNLDVQSATQFIQRDKAIMVSGSVSSASAIALEELGSREKVLYMVGIAGSNDITGKNCQRYGFRSQQNAYMAAKGLAPVVAKALGKNIKMAFLVPDYTYGHTVYDSFAKFSTEQGWKQVAKEVVPLGTTDYSSALLNIANSGADVFVNIAFGGDAVASTKQAEQFGVLKRMKLVVPNLSSFQDKELGAEIMQGVYGSCDFWFGMQDNYPLAKTFVEAFVAQNKYYPRWGAHIGYMQTYLWAMSVERANTFNPVDVIKAMENSKAQPYETTIGKVYFRAEDHQMVRPIPILRGKKPSEMKHKEDFYDIVEIVDGESVMNSPDLFGCKLGPYT from the coding sequence ATGCAGTTTGACCGTCGGCAGTTGTTGCTCGGAGGAGTCGGTGCCACCGCCGGCTTGATGCTTCCCCGAAGCGCTTTTGCACAGTCGCCCGCCACCATCGGCACCTTCCCGGAAGGCGTCACCGCCGACTCGGTGTTCGTCGGCCTCACCATTCCCCTGACCGGCGTATTCTCCGGCGACGGTGGCGATCTCAAGCTCGGTTATGAGCTGGCGATCGCGCAGATCAATGCCGGCGGCGATATCGCGCAGAAGTGGGGCCTGAAGGGCAAGGGCGTGCTCGGCCGTCAGATCCGCCACAAGGTATCGGACACCGAGGGTAAGCCCAACCTCGACGTGCAGAGCGCCACCCAGTTCATCCAGCGCGATAAGGCGATCATGGTGTCCGGCTCGGTGTCATCAGCCAGCGCGATCGCGCTAGAAGAGCTCGGCTCGCGCGAGAAGGTGCTCTACATGGTCGGCATCGCCGGCTCCAACGACATCACCGGCAAGAACTGCCAGCGCTACGGCTTCCGTTCGCAGCAGAATGCCTACATGGCCGCCAAGGGCCTCGCGCCGGTGGTTGCCAAGGCGCTCGGCAAGAACATCAAGATGGCCTTCCTGGTGCCCGACTACACTTACGGCCATACGGTCTACGACAGCTTCGCCAAGTTCTCGACGGAGCAGGGCTGGAAGCAGGTCGCCAAGGAAGTCGTGCCGCTCGGCACCACCGATTACTCCTCGGCTCTTCTCAACATCGCCAACAGCGGCGCGGACGTATTCGTCAACATCGCGTTCGGCGGCGACGCCGTCGCCTCCACCAAGCAGGCCGAACAGTTCGGTGTGCTCAAGCGCATGAAGCTTGTGGTGCCCAACCTGTCGTCGTTCCAGGATAAGGAGCTCGGCGCGGAGATTATGCAGGGCGTATACGGCAGCTGCGATTTCTGGTTCGGCATGCAGGACAACTACCCGCTCGCCAAGACATTCGTGGAAGCCTTCGTTGCACAGAACAAGTACTATCCGCGCTGGGGCGCGCATATCGGCTACATGCAGACCTATCTGTGGGCAATGTCTGTGGAGCGCGCCAACACATTCAATCCGGTCGACGTCATCAAGGCGATGGAGAACTCCAAGGCGCAGCCTTACGAAACGACCATCGGCAAGGTGTATTTCCGCGCCGAGGATCACCAGATGGTGCGACCGATCCCGATCCTGCGCGGCAAGAAGCCATCGGAGATGAAGCACAAGGAAGACTTCTACGACATCGTCGAGATTGTCGACGGCGAGAGCGTAATGAATTCACCCGACTTATTCGGCTGCAAGCTCGGCCCCTACACCTAA
- a CDS encoding carbon-nitrogen hydrolase family protein — protein sequence MLPRFKAAAVHAAPVFLDKAATTKKAISLIREAAAAGAALVAFPETFIPAFPVWAALSAPIDNHDLFVLMADQSVLVDGPEVKAIKDEARAQGIVVSIGISEKSPASVGCIWNSNLLIGEDGAILNHHRKLVPTFYEKLIWSPGDGAGLRVVETRLGRIGQLICGENTNPLARYALMAQGEQLHISSWPPVWPTRRPADGVNYHIAAATRIRASAHCFEAKVFGLVTAGVLDKAARDLLVAHYPSAAAVLDGTPRAASFFLDPTGEQIGEALCEDEGILYADIDLNKCVEPKQFHDVVGYYNRFDIFDLRINRRRLVPATFTNDAPPDARPDDAVTEGLQTTRIGF from the coding sequence ATGCTTCCCCGATTCAAGGCCGCCGCGGTCCACGCGGCACCGGTATTTCTTGACAAGGCCGCGACCACGAAAAAGGCGATCTCGCTCATCCGTGAGGCAGCCGCTGCAGGCGCCGCCCTCGTCGCTTTTCCGGAAACCTTCATCCCTGCCTTTCCAGTATGGGCCGCATTGTCGGCGCCGATCGACAATCACGACTTATTCGTCCTAATGGCGGACCAGTCGGTGCTGGTCGATGGTCCCGAGGTCAAGGCGATCAAAGACGAGGCGCGGGCGCAGGGCATCGTCGTCTCGATCGGCATCAGCGAGAAGTCGCCGGCCAGCGTCGGCTGCATCTGGAACAGCAATCTTTTGATTGGCGAGGATGGTGCGATTCTCAATCACCACCGCAAGCTGGTGCCGACCTTCTACGAAAAGCTGATCTGGAGCCCCGGTGACGGCGCGGGCCTGAGGGTCGTCGAGACCCGACTCGGCCGGATTGGCCAGTTGATCTGTGGCGAGAATACCAATCCGTTGGCACGCTACGCACTGATGGCGCAGGGCGAGCAGTTGCACATTTCGAGCTGGCCGCCGGTGTGGCCGACGAGGCGTCCGGCCGACGGCGTCAATTACCACATCGCCGCCGCGACCCGGATCCGCGCCAGCGCGCATTGCTTCGAGGCCAAGGTGTTCGGCCTGGTCACCGCAGGTGTTCTCGACAAAGCGGCACGCGACTTGCTGGTAGCGCATTATCCGTCGGCTGCTGCCGTGCTCGACGGGACGCCGCGTGCCGCGTCGTTCTTCCTCGATCCGACGGGCGAGCAGATCGGCGAGGCGCTGTGCGAGGACGAAGGGATTCTCTATGCCGACATCGACCTCAATAAATGCGTCGAGCCCAAGCAGTTTCACGACGTCGTCGGCTATTACAACCGTTTTGATATTTTCGATCTCCGCATCAACCGCCGCCGACTGGTGCCGGCAACCTTCACAAACGACGCGCCGCCTGACGCACGCCCGGACGATGCCGTGACGGAAGGCCTCCAGACGACGCGTATCGGTTTTTAG
- a CDS encoding LysR family transcriptional regulator, protein MKDFNSIDWDDLKVFLHAARGGSLGSAARRLKVDQSTISRRIAHLESTLGIALFERLPSGLRVNEAGDRLLCHAERIESAVIAMREDVQCGSSQMAGRVRLATMEGIASLYLAQRFAQLRHQHPNLTVELLTSPQTVSVNRREADLFLSFFRPAGQGMVSERIGCFELLLYASQDYLDRNGMPRSAADLVRHSFVTYIDDLIQLASVRWLDDIIKNPTVSFHSNSMIAQMNAAAGGLGLVLLPSFAAAGRDDLVPMLPAKISTTRELWINVHTDLQFVPRIRAVSSFLKATFKMDPMMQSDTSGRKLLEALLESDSKIATSDSH, encoded by the coding sequence ATGAAGGATTTCAATTCGATCGACTGGGACGACCTGAAGGTGTTCCTGCATGCGGCCCGCGGTGGCAGCCTGGGCAGCGCAGCGCGACGCCTGAAGGTCGATCAGTCCACCATCAGCCGCCGCATCGCGCATCTGGAAAGTACACTGGGTATTGCACTGTTCGAGCGGCTACCCTCGGGGCTGCGCGTCAATGAGGCCGGCGATCGCCTGTTGTGCCACGCCGAACGGATCGAGAGCGCAGTCATCGCGATGCGTGAGGACGTGCAATGCGGCAGCAGCCAGATGGCCGGGCGCGTGCGCCTTGCCACGATGGAGGGCATCGCCTCGCTTTATCTGGCGCAGCGTTTCGCGCAACTGCGCCACCAACACCCCAACCTCACCGTGGAGTTGCTGACGTCGCCTCAAACCGTTTCAGTGAACCGGCGCGAAGCCGATCTCTTCCTCAGCTTTTTTCGGCCGGCCGGCCAAGGCATGGTGTCGGAAAGAATCGGCTGCTTCGAACTCCTGCTTTACGCCTCTCAGGATTATCTCGACCGCAACGGCATGCCCCGCTCGGCCGCCGATCTCGTCCGGCACAGCTTCGTGACCTATATCGATGACCTCATCCAGCTCGCGTCTGTGCGCTGGCTCGACGACATCATCAAGAACCCAACGGTGAGCTTTCATTCCAACAGCATGATCGCGCAGATGAACGCCGCGGCCGGCGGCCTTGGCCTGGTGCTGTTACCAAGCTTCGCCGCAGCCGGCCGTGACGACCTTGTACCCATGCTGCCCGCAAAGATTTCGACAACGCGTGAACTCTGGATTAACGTTCACACCGACCTGCAGTTCGTGCCGCGCATTCGCGCCGTATCAAGCTTTCTGAAGGCGACTTTCAAAATGGATCCGATGATGCAGAGCGATACGTCAGGCCGGAAACTGCTTGAGGCTCTCTTAGAATCAGACAGCAAGATCGCAACTTCCGACAGCCATTGA
- a CDS encoding IS5 family transposase — protein MVWTEITRRHYRRASLRYESDTTDAEWFVMEPLLPPASALGRPRATDMRTVMDAILYIASTGCQWRQLPKDFPPYSTVQGYFYAWSRGGLFASLNYTLVMASREAAGREASPTAGVIDSQSVKTTESGGPRGYDAGKKIKGRKRHIVTDTQGNLVGLVVHEASIQDRDGAPCVLASIRYRYPWLRHIFADGGYAGDKLRQALKRIGNWTIEIIKRSDREQGFEILPRRWVVERTFGWLGRCRRLAKDFETTIASAVAWAFVAHIRVLIRRLAKA, from the coding sequence ATGGTCTGGACTGAAATCACCCGCCGACACTATAGGCGGGCGAGCTTGCGATATGAAAGCGATACGACGGATGCCGAGTGGTTTGTGATGGAGCCGCTTCTGCCGCCTGCTTCGGCGCTCGGTCGCCCGCGTGCGACAGATATGCGAACGGTGATGGATGCGATCCTGTATATTGCGTCGACCGGCTGCCAATGGCGGCAGTTGCCCAAGGATTTCCCGCCCTACTCGACGGTGCAGGGCTATTTCTACGCGTGGTCGCGCGGCGGACTGTTTGCGTCGCTGAACTACACGCTCGTGATGGCCTCGCGCGAGGCGGCTGGCCGAGAGGCGAGCCCAACGGCCGGAGTGATTGACAGCCAGTCGGTGAAAACCACGGAAAGCGGCGGCCCCCGGGGCTATGATGCAGGTAAGAAAATCAAGGGCCGCAAGCGCCACATCGTCACCGACACGCAAGGAAACTTGGTCGGGCTGGTCGTGCACGAAGCCAGCATTCAGGACCGTGATGGTGCCCCGTGCGTTCTTGCTTCGATACGTTATCGCTATCCGTGGCTGCGCCATATTTTTGCCGATGGTGGCTATGCCGGAGATAAGCTGCGTCAAGCTTTGAAGCGCATCGGCAATTGGACGATAGAAATCATAAAACGATCCGACAGGGAGCAGGGCTTCGAAATCCTACCGCGCCGATGGGTCGTCGAACGAACGTTCGGATGGCTCGGTCGCTGCCGCAGATTGGCAAAGGACTTCGAGACCACAATCGCCAGCGCCGTTGCCTGGGCGTTCGTCGCTCACATTCGCGTCCTTATAAGACGGCTTGCAAAAGCCTGA
- a CDS encoding LysR family transcriptional regulator: protein MISVQTIVLSLESSQIRRNHNWLKSLSFFFSQPLRYFYAVARLGSIRKAADRLHVAPSAVSRQIAQLEHELDAVLFERSKSGVRLTAAGDVLARQSNRIFRDLDRARAGIDDLRGLRRGEVNLWVIEGIVRGVLPKILGDFQQRYPAVAFKVQTASTDRIIEALLEDDADIGITFNAAPRAEIETIAEFPEPISCLVSPDHEYAGRTELSLADICKKPLALPDHSFGLRQSFERAVVNQKLAPQVILTTNSLELTNAMAATGQFIAFKPALAAVSLLKSGRLKSIPLTDIELAAARSSISVHRDRPLSHAAQEFLKMLTAAIRSSKEQTT from the coding sequence GTGATTTCAGTCCAGACCATCGTGCTCTCCCTCGAATCTTCGCAAATCCGAAGGAATCACAACTGGCTGAAATCACTCAGCTTCTTTTTCAGTCAGCCTCTTAGATATTTTTACGCGGTGGCGAGGCTCGGATCGATCCGCAAGGCGGCCGACCGGCTGCATGTCGCGCCATCGGCCGTGAGTCGTCAGATTGCGCAACTTGAGCATGAACTCGACGCCGTTTTGTTCGAACGGTCGAAGAGTGGCGTGCGGCTGACGGCGGCCGGCGATGTTCTCGCGCGCCAGAGCAATCGTATCTTTCGTGATCTCGATCGCGCACGCGCCGGTATCGACGATCTGCGCGGCTTGCGGCGTGGCGAGGTCAACCTGTGGGTGATCGAAGGAATCGTGCGCGGCGTGCTGCCAAAAATTCTCGGCGATTTCCAGCAGCGTTATCCCGCCGTCGCGTTTAAAGTACAGACCGCGTCCACCGATCGCATCATCGAGGCCCTTCTGGAAGACGATGCCGATATCGGCATCACGTTTAATGCCGCCCCGCGCGCGGAAATCGAAACCATCGCGGAGTTTCCGGAGCCGATCTCGTGCCTCGTCTCGCCGGATCACGAGTATGCTGGACGCACGGAACTCAGCCTCGCCGATATCTGCAAAAAACCGCTCGCGCTTCCCGATCACAGTTTCGGTCTGCGGCAGTCCTTCGAGCGCGCGGTCGTCAATCAGAAGCTTGCACCACAAGTAATCCTGACAACGAATTCGTTGGAGCTGACAAATGCCATGGCGGCCACCGGTCAGTTCATCGCCTTCAAGCCGGCGCTCGCGGCGGTGTCGTTGCTGAAATCAGGTCGGCTCAAGTCGATTCCCTTGACGGATATCGAACTGGCCGCGGCGCGGTCCAGCATCAGCGTACATCGCGACAGGCCGTTGTCTCATGCGGCCCAGGAATTCTTGAAAATGCTGACCGCTGCAATCAGATCGTCAAAAGAACAGACGACCTAG
- a CDS encoding ABC transporter substrate-binding protein → MTVQNTGSTSLSALSAHSRRSVLLGTGALGLAAALPMPAIAQGRTKVIVSEAIHIALYTPLYVAMRKELFARQGLDVELSTAGGIAVPVSVLLANRAQFALTGTGMSVNSTLEGGKMKVIGKVAGGVSLFAIAKPGLKINSLADLKGKTIATLRFPSNTISTPTYLMRGIGGFDPKEAGVNFLELPPGAQAAAVKDGRADLAIVFDWDASIGVTQFGLEVVFSFADILGPIAFSSIFVTEQYAKSNGDTVQKFMNGLAAAMKLMQSDPNVFEEVSRLEFPSVAPEVVKLGAKNFMNTKNVMPRNPIITKEDWDAIMKHESGAGTLKKTLPYEDMVDNSFATKATTEFGMPG, encoded by the coding sequence ATGACCGTGCAGAACACTGGATCGACGTCGTTGTCAGCTCTGTCAGCGCATTCGCGCCGCAGCGTGTTACTTGGAACGGGCGCGCTCGGTCTGGCTGCGGCGTTGCCGATGCCGGCAATCGCGCAGGGTAGGACCAAGGTAATCGTCTCCGAGGCGATCCATATCGCGCTTTATACGCCGCTTTACGTTGCGATGCGCAAGGAACTGTTCGCCAGGCAGGGGCTCGATGTCGAACTCTCGACGGCGGGCGGTATCGCGGTCCCGGTGTCGGTGCTGCTGGCCAATCGAGCGCAATTCGCGCTGACCGGCACAGGCATGTCGGTGAATTCGACACTGGAAGGCGGCAAGATGAAGGTGATCGGCAAGGTCGCCGGCGGCGTCTCGCTGTTCGCCATCGCCAAACCGGGCTTGAAGATCAACTCGCTCGCCGATCTCAAGGGCAAGACCATCGCCACGCTGCGCTTCCCATCCAACACCATCTCGACGCCGACTTATCTGATGCGCGGCATCGGCGGCTTCGACCCGAAGGAAGCCGGCGTCAATTTTCTTGAACTGCCACCCGGTGCGCAGGCTGCCGCCGTCAAGGACGGACGCGCCGACCTCGCGATCGTATTCGACTGGGACGCCAGCATCGGCGTCACGCAGTTCGGACTAGAAGTGGTTTTTTCCTTCGCAGACATCCTCGGGCCGATCGCGTTCTCGTCGATCTTTGTCACCGAGCAATATGCCAAGTCTAACGGCGATACGGTGCAAAAATTCATGAACGGTCTGGCCGCGGCGATGAAGCTCATGCAGTCCGATCCGAACGTCTTCGAAGAGGTCAGCCGGCTGGAGTTTCCCTCTGTCGCCCCCGAAGTGGTCAAGCTCGGCGCGAAAAACTTTATGAACACGAAGAACGTGATGCCGCGCAACCCGATCATCACCAAGGAAGATTGGGACGCGATTATGAAGCATGAAAGCGGCGCTGGCACGCTCAAGAAAACGTTGCCTTACGAGGACATGGTGGACAACAGCTTCGCTACCAAGGCCACCACCGAATTCGGCATGCCGGGCTGA